A region of Polyodon spathula isolate WHYD16114869_AA chromosome 4, ASM1765450v1, whole genome shotgun sequence DNA encodes the following proteins:
- the ankrd33ba gene encoding ankyrin repeat domain-containing protein 33B, with protein sequence MVLIADDRGGGAPSSEKLTGQIQQTKSESSVVIVGGAEVSFLETNVESDHFNGCESLDQEEDDYEEYDDFSDLPDTCSFASDDSFYPPDNLLSTSDEERGETSDSPTPLSFFQACNTNNPRMVKVMIRQGVTEDQVRETDKNNRTGLMVACYQGFVDIVIALAQCPYIDVNWQDNEGNTALITASQAGHITILNYLLNYYPGLDIERRNVHGFTPLMKAAMQGRAECVRALLLAGADFQATDPSRMLTPREWALFTGRFETAYLMHRLLVRPCPEQFSTSYKPEWPSLKELVAKARVEKGCLQRLSERVRSFFTFNLPHDPEENGVMDHMVRMTTSLGSPFIATACQTVCPDSPPCVGKQRYAVQDILRKQRVEQLRNQGPENLNKYKKLFQNSQVLLVPKKKDRRASLQPNSLNINSATTVTVRRSSLLPLHLLRRRSVRPGIVVPKVRVSKAPPPTYEPEKVRRKSSAKDNQFLQPPKWRYKELKEARKKAEEEERKKAEEASQKRLAAGKKV encoded by the exons ATGGTGCTGATCGCGGACGACAGGGGTGGAGGAGCACCCTCTTCTGAGAAACTGACTGGACAAATTCAGCAAACTAAAAGTGAGAGCAGTGTGGTGATCGTTGGGGGCGCGGAAGTTTCTTTCTTGGAAACAAATGTTGAATCGGATCATTTCAACGGTTGCGAGAGTTTAGATCAGGAGGAAGATGATTATGAAGAGTATGATGATTTTTCCGACTTGCCCGATACTTGCAGTTTCGCCTCGGATGATTCGTTCTACCCTCCCGACAACCTCCTGTCCACCTCGGatgaagagagaggggagacttCAGACAGCCCCACGCCCCTCTCCTTTTTCCAAGCTTGTAACACGAACAACCCCCGCATGGTTAAAGTCATGATCAGACAAGGAGTTACAGAAGATCAAGTCAGGGAAACTGATAAAAACAACCGG actGGGCTGATGGTTGCCTGTTATCAAGGCTTTGTGGACATAGTTATAGCTCTTGCTCAATGCCCCTATATTGACGTGAACTGGCAAGACAATGAAGGAAACACTGCTCTCATAACTGCTTCCCAAGCAG GGCACATAACGATCTTGAACTACTTGCTGAACTACTACCCTGGCCTGGACATTGAGAGGAGGAATGTACACGGATTCACACCACTGATGAAAGCTGCAATGCAGGGGAGAGCCGAATGCGTCAGAGCTTTACTGTTAGCAG GTGCAGATTTTCAAGCTACAGACCCTTCTCGGATGTTGACACCCAGAGAATGGGCGCTGTTCACTGGACGCTTCGAAACAGCCTATCTGATGCATCGGCTGCTGGTCCGGCCTTGCCCGGAACAGTTCTCTACCTCTTACAAGCCTGAGTGGCCCAGCCTCAAGGAGCTAGTGGCCAAGGCAAGAGTGGAGAAGGGCTGCTTACAGAGGCTGTCAGAGAGAGTACGCTCTTTCTTCACCTTCAACTTACCCCACGACCCTGAGGAAAATGGTGTCATGGACCATATGGTTAGGATGACAACAAGCCTGGGCAGCCCTTTTATAGCAACAGCCTGCCAAACAGTGTGTCCTGACAGCCCGCCATGTGTGGGCAAACAGCGTTATGCTGTACAGGACATCTTAAGGAAGCAACGGGTAGAGCAGTTAAGGAACCAGGGCCCAGAGAATCTCAACAAATATAAGAAGCTCTTTCAGAACTCACAGGTTTTGTTGGTTCCTAAAAAGAAAGACAGGAGGGCCAGCCTGCAGCCTAACAGTCTGAATATCAATTCAGCAACGACTGTGACTGTGAGGCGCAGCAGCCTGCTGCCTTTGCACCTGCTGAGGAGGAGAAGTGTGCGCCCTGGCATTGTGGTGCCCAAGGTGAGGGTGTCCAAAGCACCTCCTCCCACTTACGAGCCTGAGAAAGTGAGGAGAAAAAGCAGCGCTAAAGATAACCAGTTTCTTCAGCCTCCCAAGTGGAGGTACAAGGAGCTAAAGGAGGCACGGAAGAAggcagaagaggaggagaggaagaaagCTGAGGAAGCAAGCCAGAAACGTTTGGCTGCAGGGAAGAAAGTGTGA